The following nucleotide sequence is from Paenibacillus odorifer.
GAGCTATCGTCCAAACAAAGGAACAAAGCCAGCCACATTTGCTGCTCGTTGTATTGAAAATGAAATCCTGATGCACCTGCGTTCGCTCAAGAAAACACGTAAAGACGTATCCCTGCATGATCCAATTGGGACGGACAAAGAAGGTAATGAAATTACACTTATCGATATCCTTGGCTCCGAAGCTGATGATGTCATTAAAGAAGTGGATTTGAAGATCGAGAAGAGTAAGATATATCGCAACCTAGATATTCTGGATGACCGGGAGAAAGAAGTTGTGGTGGGTAGGTTTGGGCTGGATACAGGTGGAGAAGAGAGGACACAGAGGGAGATTGCTAAGGAGTTGGGGATCTCGCGGAGTTATGTTTCGAGGATAGAGAAGAGGGCGCTCATGAAGCTTTATCATGAGTTTTATAAGGCGAAGCGGTAGGGTCTTCTAAGTTATGAAAAAATAGAATTCGATAGACAGTAGAGATTTGAAAAGCGACTTTTCTACGGAGAAGTTGTTTTTTTATCGTTAACATGATAGGGAATTTTTCCCTTTGCACTATGGATCATCCCATTGATTAGGAGAGGTTTGATGTTGTGTAGGTAGTCTGCGCAATCTCTACTGTGTCATCATACTGCTACTCCCCCTATTCCACTCTCTATCAATGGTGGAGTGATTTTTGTCTAGTTACTTGCCAATCTGTGATTGGTCCATCCCAAGCGAAGTGAATGACTGCGTTCGGTTTTGTTAAGGTGTGTGTAACTCATGGTTTCATTCTCCCACGCAATGGATGTGGTGGTAACTCCATTATACGAATCTTCCCTAGGTGTTTTTGTCTGTCGCACTTCATAATAATTCATGGTATATTATTCCTGTTAATATTTATGGTGATTGCATAGGAATATCCTATCTAGCTTAAAAGGGGAATGTTGGTGAAATTCCCACGCGGTCCCGCCACTGTGAACGCACATTAAAATTCCATCATTAACTGCTTAATGTTAATGGTGGGTTTTTTAATGAACTGCGAAGCCAGAATGCCTGCCATAAATATACCCAACGAATCCCACGAGGATGGGAAGGAGGTTTTTTTATGTCTATATTCAATAGTGAAACTCTTTTATAGAATTACTTTAATAAAGTACTTGTTACATTGGAAATAATGTTGTTAATAAATTATTAATGGTAAAGGTTCATTTGGAATGAAGTAATTATTAGTTAGTTTCATGTTGTCGATGTATAGATTTCGGACAAAAACAAAAAAAAGTTACGGTTTGATTAAATGAAAGTATCTTTCAATATCTAAGAATTTGTTGATTTTTTTATGAGCTGTTTGGTTTTACACGATCATTTGTATTGTCTGTTTAGTTATTTTGCTGGATCCGAAGTTTATTATCCCAGTCATCCTATCTAGTATCGTAGATAACAACTAATTAACTGGAACTATTTATTAAATGGGAGAGAAAAATAAATATGAAGAAATATTATTCGTTATTAATTATCTTATTTCTTTTAGTTATATCGATTAGTCAGTTATCTTTAGTGAGTGCGGATGGTGTAAATCAACAAAAGGAGTTAATTGCACCTGAGACACAAATAATAAGCATATTGGAGGATTCCTCGTTAAAGGTGAATTTAAAAAACATTATTAGAGAAGGGAATTTTTTTCATTTAATTAGATTAGTAGATTTTGATAGTAATAAGGTGATAAATATAAAGAAATCAATTGAGAGGGATCAACTGATAATTAGTCCACAAATTGAATTGAAAGATGGTCATGATTATACATTACATATTCCTCCTTACTCACTTGAGGATATAAATGGAGAAAAATTAAATGATAGCTACTTCCTGAAGTTTCAAATTGTTAGCAATGAGAGCGCTAAAAAAAAATTATTAATAGAATCTATATCTCAAAATAATAACTCCAAAATCATGTCTTTAAATGAAAGCGCAAAGAGTTTACCCTCTACTTTAACTCGGGGTGTTTTAGAACATGGGGAAATATATGCTGGTATAGATAAAAGTGGTTTTATAGAAAAAAATGGGAATCTATGGTTATGGGGAAGTAATGAAATGGGACAGTTGGGGGACTTTATTACTCCATATAGCAATAAACCAGTTCAGTTGGCTGGAACCGATGTGGTGTCGATGAATAAAGGATTTACTGGTGGAACTTTTAGTTCATATGCTTTGAAAACTGACGGTACAGTGACGGCTTTCGGATTCAATTATTATGGTTTTTTGGGTTTGGGACCTGCTGGAGATCAGACTGATTTTGTTGTCTCTCCAACTCCAATTTCTGGATTATCAAATGTAAATAATATCAGTAGTAGATTTTACCATACCCTCGCTGTTAAATCTAACAGAACAGTGTGGGGATGGGGAGATAATCAACGAGGGCAAGTGGGAGTCGATAGATTAGAACTTATTACAACTCCGGAACAAATTAAAGGTGTTAACGGGGTTGGGAATCTTATGGATATTATTGCTGTTGATGTTGGTGAAATACATTCTATAGCACTTTCGTCAACTGGAACTGTTTATGTTTGGGGAGGCAATAATCATGGTCAGTTAGCAAATGGATCTCTTAATGATGAGAGTTTCCCTAGTAAAGTGCAAATGGGCTCCAGTAATGCTTCTTTGTTAACAGGAGTTAAAGCTATTAGTGCTGGGGACAATTTCAATTTGGTTTTAAAAGAAGATGGAACAGTATGGGGCTGGGGGCAAAATGATAAAGGGCAGCTTGGAGACGGTACTACAGTAGAACGGCGCTATCCAGTCCAAGTCAAGGGCCCAAACGGAGTTGGTTTATTAAATAATGTAATTGCTATTAGCGGTGGAAGTAATTATTCATTAGCACTAAAGTCAGATGGAACAGTATGGAGTTGGGGAGAGAATAGCATGGGCCAACTTGGAGATGGCACAACTTTAGGAAAACTTACTCCTACTCAAGTAAAAGCGATAGGCGGTAAGAGTTTTCTGAATGATGTAATAAAAATAGATGCTGGAAATTCGCATAGTATAGCACTTACTAGCTCTTCATTTATTACGTGGGGGAATAATACAGAGGGTCAATTAGGGAATGACTCATTAATTTCTTATTCAAATATTCCAGTAACAGTTCTACAACCTTCTATTAGGCAGGATTACGAATATATTTATGATTCCGCTAATAGGTTAACAGCTATTATCATTCATAAAGGGAATATCAGCTACCGCCGTGACTTTGTATACGATAGTAATGGTAATTTACTATCTGCAATTACAAAGGAAATAAAGTAGCTGTATAATAGCGTTTCAAAATAATTAGTTTGAAAAGAAAAAATAGAATGTTTTTCGTGATGAGTAATCAAAATGATTTGTGGGGAACTAAATATTCTTTGTTACTCAATCGATGGTCCTCTCAATTTATAATAATAACACTGTTTTTGGAGCGTAGTGTTTTTTTAGGATATGTAAATTTTATTCCGACTACCTCTCCAGAATAACCTTATGCCAACTATATTATGGTGGATATAAGTAGCAAATCATAACCACAAACCCTATATGTCTAAAACTTGACATTCAATATACATAAGATGGAAAAGGAGTCTGATAAAGAGGAGTAAAGATTATTCGTCAAAATCGTATATGTTTAGTATCTTGGTGCTTTTCGTAAGACGTCTATCTAAAGGGCGGTTTTGATAGCACCCAACAGGGGACCTTTCCAACATGGACGATAGTAATGGTCAAGACGATTTAGAGGATTCATGGATTATGGGGGAACGTTTAAGTCCTACAAGTTGGCGAATTCGAATTCCTTTCTTTAAACATAACAACGAAACAGGAATGTATATTACCCATATTTATTCCTTTGATGCTTCTATGAACAAAATGATGATTGGTGAAATTTTAGTAGAAGTAAAGAAGTGAGTGAAATTAAAAGAGGAGATGCAAAATTCATATTAATGCACCTCAGAGATAGGAAGGTACATTGAAGAACAAATGAATCAAATAGGGAATGAACTATTATTTTTACAGATAAATAGTGGGGGATTTTTTCATAGGATGATATAGAATATAGCTCAATTGTGAGGTAACCAAATAAATTCCTGGGGGAAACTAAGTTGAGAAAAATAAAGCTAGTGAGAAAAATATTAATGGTCATCATGTGTTTATCTTTGATCATTCCAAATATTTTGGAAGGAACTGCGAAAGCGAGTACAACCGTTAAAAGTACTTCTGATCAAACTTACATAAACAAAGCACAAGATTTACCTGCTCCATCACCTGCACCGTCAGATTTTTTGGATTTTTCAACGGATTCGGGACCACAGCCTACACCTACGACTCGTCCAGAGAATTCTGCGAGTGAATTATTCAAAGAAGAAGGTTGGCAGGACTCCATTCCTCCATTGCCGGATGAGAAGGCTACTGTGGAGGTAGCCACCTATGATCCGAAATTGTCTGAGGCTATTGTATCAATTAAAGTTAAAACGCTTGAGAAGCAAGGATTACTCAATCATTCGGTCTCTTCAGGTGGAACGGCTACAAATCAAAGAGTAGCATCACAAGATTTAATCGAATCTGAAATCGAAAAGCTGTTTTTGGCCGGAGCTTCCATTGAAGATGTCTATTGGATTAATTATCTGATGCAGGATTCACCGAATCAAACCTTACTTGAGCTATTAAAGTGGAAGCAAGAAGGAAAGCTAAGCTGGGAAGACATACAAGGGGAATTAGAAAATCAAGCTATCCAGAAGAAGAACCCATCTTCGGTTCAAAATTCTACCTACCAGGATGATCCGATCTTTCAACAATTTCCGAGCTTAACCTCGCTAGTGTATGGAGAGGACCTTTTTTCTCCAGATAAATTGAAAATCGCGGCTTTAACGGTGACTGCTTTTGATATGAGGGTCGCTGGCATATTTGACGGACTAGTTGTTCGAGCTCAGCTTAATCAAACCAACAAACCCCAATTTGGAGATCGTAATACTACTGATGAAGTGATCGATCCTGTTTCCGGTTCATTGACATGGAAAGAGAATCAAATCCATTTACCCGGTCGAGATGGTCTGGATTTGGATATTGGGATTATGTACAGTTCCAATCAAGGACATTCTTTTGAAAGAGCATATAGTTCTTCAGGTAATTATACGTACACAGAAAGATATGATCATTTTTTGGAGATGAATAGTTTAGGGGTAGGTTGGTCGTTTCAATTTCCTTCAATCGAAAAAAATGGCGACTATCGTTATTATCATGACGGAAAAGGTGGGGTGTATACCGTAGCCCGTTATCCAGAAAATGGTGATGAATTTACAAAATACACAAAGTTCCTAAATTACAAGCAAAAAAACATGCGATTTGTTTATAACAATGAGAACCATGAATTTAATAACGGAGAGGAAAATTCCTGGTACTACGTTGAATTCGAGGATAAGAGAAAAGAGTACTTTTCTGCCAATGGAGCACTTATCGGGATTGTAGACCGTTTTGGAAATACAATTAACTTTAAGCATCGCTCTATAGATATTGATGGTATACGATCTGTTCTTATCAGTTCAATTACAGATACAGTGGGTCGTGAGGTTACTTTTGAATATGAGGATAACCTTAATACTCAAGAGATATTTAACGGTGAAAATGTGACGATTCGAGTTAAGCAAAATGGAACCGAGGTCCAAAAGGTCATCTTGACTAAAGGCAGAAAACTTGTGCCAGTGAATGAAATTGAAGTCTATTTGCCTGTACTATGGTCGGTTACAGATCAGAATGGGGACAAGACCTACTTCGACTATGAGGAAGGAATTGCATATTATCAAACAGGGAGTGATTATTCGGGTGCAAGAAATCAAAACTATCATACCTTGCTAAAAGAAGTCATATATCCTAATTCAAACACAGAGTATACGTATGAACGGGTTTCCAGAAATATAGGTGAAGATCAAACCCTTCATCAATTTCGACTCTTATCAAGGGTAGATAAAACAGGTCCGAAAAATTATAATTGGCTTCAGTATACGTATACAGGTGACTATACGGGATATCCGACCTATTATCCGCCATATCTACAGCAAAATAATCGCTATAGCAGCACGTTTACCGTAAAAAGCGATACGGCAGCCAACAACTCCATAATCACCCGAAATTATGATGGTAAAGGAAAGTTGCTATCTACGGACACTCAAGCAGCTAATGGGGAGCGCAAGATCGTTACGAATACAGCATTTGATGGACTCTTCGAGCTATTCCCGACGAGAACTACAATTTCAGAATATGGTGTCGGGGACAGCGAGGCAAGTGCTAATCATTTGTATACAGAAACAACATATTCAGATTGGGGACTGGTCAGTACCCAAACCCAACCATTAACGGCGGAGCAACATAACAATTCAAATCTAAAACAACACTATACGACAACGATAAGCTATGAACCGAAATATCATTTAGTGGAGTCTAAATCTTGGTACCAGAATGAATCTGATCCGGCCCCATTAATTGAACGATACACCTACACTGACAAGGGAAGGCTATCGACAGTAACGAATGCGTCGGGGGAACAAACCACATATAGTTATGGTAACCGAGATACCTTGGGTGGAATCTCTCAAATGACGGCTGAAAAGACAGCCAAGGGTCAATTGGTAGCTAAAAGTGTAACCATATACGGACCTGAGAGCCGTTACGCCTACCCGACAGAACAACAACAGTGGTTCAACATCGGGAAGTCTGACCAGAAAATCGTGAAGACGAAGATGAGTTACGAGATGGGAACGGGTTTGCTGAAAAGTCAAAGTGACGGCAACGATCAGACTACGGTCTATGAATATGATGCAGCAGGTCGTCTAAAAAAAGAAACACATCCGATTCGAACCAATAGCAATGGAGAAACCTTCAGAGAGGTTATCGATTACAATTATTATCATCAAACCTCCAGTAACTTTGATTCGGTGAATGCAGGGACCTATGTTCTGAAGGTCGATACGATTAAAACCGTCACTCAATTATCCACTAACAGTAGTATGAGAACGTATGCGAATACGTTATATAATGGAATGGGCCTAGCGTTGTTAGAAGAACATTATGACGATAACGTGAGTCAATGGGTCTTCACCCAGTACCACTACGATGATCAAGGACAAGCGATCTATCAAAAGGATGCGTTAGGCAATGAGATTACGGCTAGTTACGATGCATGGGGAAGGCAGAATCGTGCCACAGATGCCAATAACAATATATATGTAACGGATCATAACCTTAAGCAGCGCAAGACAGAAAGTTACATGATTGCTGCTGACACTCAAGAACGATTGAATTATCTGGAAACTATCTATGATCCATGGGGCCAGCCAGTTACCATGAAAACCTATAAAGACTGGCCGAGTCAATCGCAGCCCCTCACAGAAAGTTATCGGTACGACATCAGTGGTAACGTGATCGGTTATACGGACCCTGCGAATCATCTGAACGATGCTGGGATCACAACATCGTATAGCTATGATGCTCTAAATCGTCTAACCTCCGTCTACGATGCGTTAAACCAGCGCACACGCTATACGTACGATGGAATTGGTCAGCTTGCGAAAGTTACGGTGCAAGCTAAAGGTGGAACAGAGCAAATACTGAATACCAAGTACTATAACGAAGTTGGGTTATTGACGAGCAAGCTAGACGGGGCTTCTCAAAGTGAAAGCTTATCCTATAATGCATTAGGGCAATTAACTAGCAAAACCGATCGTAATGGCAGTCTGTTTGGATACAGCTATGACGAAATTGGCGCGCTCAAGTCAAGCACAGTCAGCGGGATGATCAATAACGTATCGCAGACACAGAAAACCGAAGTGATCTATAACGACGGTTCGCCCTCTAATCAGACCACTAAAAACTTTCTGAACGGAACGATTCAGGCGATGCAGCGAAATACTGTAAACAGTTTGAATCAAGTGCGAAGCACGAACACGGTTGCGTATTCCGCTGGAGCGGTTGCACATTCCGCGTACATCTTTAATCAGCGGGATGCACTAGGCCGAATTACGCAATTGAATGATTATTATTTAAACTTTTACGTGAATTATCAATTCAATAAGTTGAGACTGGACAAAGTACAGACGAATGGCAGCGCTACGGTGAGTAGTGCAGCCACGGCCAATGTACAATATAACTACACTGGGGTTAACCTGGTGAAGTCGATTAGTTATCCGACGCTGACAGACGGAAGCACACTTATGACTGTATACACCTATAACAAAGCCCTAAACTGGGTGGAGAGCGTAACGAACCAAAAGGGAGGCCGTGTGCTCTCCAAATATGTGTATGGGTATGACAACAACGGAAATATTACCTCGGTTACGGAAACGAAAAACAACAATGTGACACAAGATACACAAACGACAACCTATGAGTACGATGCTTTGAATCGCTTAATTTCAACGGTGCGTCCGGGAGGAAGCAGAGACGCATATACCTATGATGTACGTGGCAATCGCTTGACCATGGAACAAAGTGTGAGTAGCCCAGCAGAGTTTCAGGATACAAGTTATAGCTACGATTTGTGGAACACGCTGACCTCTGTAACCAAGAATGGAAGCACGACGAGCTTCCAGTATTATGCCGACGGCCTGCGCTATCTAAAGAGTACCGGCAGCAGCCACACCCAAGTAAACTATGATAATAACGCTCAGGTTTTGACTGAAGAAAAACTGAGTGGCAACAGCATAGTCCAACAATCCACGTTTGTACGCGGGGACCGGGTACTGGTGAAAAAGGACAAAACGGCAAGTAAAGATTACTATTACCTATACAATGGTCATGGTGATGTGGTACAGATTGTGGATACTAGCGGAAAAACAGTAAATGAGTATAGCTATGATGAATGGGGCAACATCACTAGTCAGACAGAAGGAATCTCTAACTCCTTTAAATACGCAGGTGAAGTGTATGATGCTGAAACGGGATTATACTATCTTCGGGCACGGTATTACGATCCGAGTATGGGGCGTTTTTTAAATGAGGATACGTATGAGGGGCAGATTGATAATCCGCTGAGCCAGAATATTTATACTTATGTTCATAATAATCCGTTGATTTATACAGATCCCACTGGACATTATACGTTTAAAGATGACCCAAGCCAGCCAGTAGTAGTTCAGGGTTACGTAGTTAGCACAGACATGCATGCAAGTGACAAACTAGTTGAGTTTCTGAAAACATATGAAACATTTTCTGGGCAATGGTATTACGCAACCAAGGAAGAAAAAGAGAGAAATATAAAGACGATAGGTTATGGGCATGTAATTCAACCTGGAGAGGAAAAATTACTTAAAGGAATTAAAGAAGAGCAAGCACTATCCTTATTGAAGTCGGATATTCAGAACAAAGCTGAGAATTATATAAATGACTGGGCAGACCGTAATGGTATAGTTTTTACACAGCAACAGTTTGATGCTCTTGTTAGTTGGAAATTTAACGGAGGTGATTTTTTAAATCGTGATCCAGGAAAAATGCTGAAAGAAGGGAATTTTTCATCTTCTGAATTTCAAAATGAATTTAAAAATGAAATGCTTTTATGGGTGAAGGGCAGTGGAAAGAAGCTGCCAGGATTATATATGCGTAGATATGACGAATGGGAAATTTTTGTGAATGGGGATTATACTAGAAATTATAACAGAGTGCTCCCCAAGGGTTTTTAAACTAAATTAAGTGGTGATAAAATGAGATATTCAACAATGGTTGTTATTTTAATTTTAAATGTGCTTTTGATTACAGCATGCGGAACAGAAAATGGGGATATTACACAGACGGTAACTCCAGCTCCAGTTCCAGCTACAGAAATAACTAATACTTCTGTAGTTCCTGTTGATTCAAACTCTGAACTAATGGAAACGTTGATAGGAGAATGGAAGATTGACAGTATTTATGCATATGGAGTTGGCGGTTCGAAGAATGATGAACAAGATATTAAAAGGTTAATTGGAACGAAAATTATATTTACTTCAGATTCTATTAAATTTGGTAATGAAGCTGAAGAAAAGCCTATTTTCTACAGAGTGAGCAAAAGTTCTGATGAATGCTTTTTATCTGATATTGATTGGATAAAAGAAAGCACTATGGATACAGATTTAAACCCTCAAACCCTAAAAGAAATAAGCCTATATGAAGATGAAAAATATGAGGACTTTTATTATGGCAATGGAAATATTACTTATTACACTGATAAGGGAGAGCTTATTTTAGACCAAGATGGAGACTTTTTTTTATTAGTCAAAATAAGGAATTGAATATGTATTGAATTAATAAAGTTAGAACCACATGTGAGTTACATACTCCATGTGGTTTCTTTTTAACATTTTGAGTTAGCCCACCCAGTGCCGAATGGACTGAATCGGTTCATTCTAATAAACATCACTGTCGTATTCCCACGATAACTATTTCTCCGATTTAAGTGTACGCACATGAAAAACTCTAAAATTATCCCCATTAACAAAATCCCTATGATCAGCTTATGTGCATAACCCCCAGTTACCACCACAATAACCAGAAAATAGTTACCTTCGTTTCCGTGCGGATTTTCAGGAATAAACAGGACCAGCACTGCTTTATCGTTTTTCGGGTTATTTCAATCTAATTTATAAATATTTATGAAAAATCCAAAATAAATCGCAACCATCTGGGGGGATAGAGAGATTATTAGGGTAGAGAATAACTGGTAACGTGCCAGTTCACATATACAGGCAAGAAGACGTCAATAAGGCTGGCCGTCTTGCCCTCTAATATAGTCCGAAATTCGTTAAATAATTTCGGTCGGGGGGTTTTTATGAAAGAAGTCAAACTATCCATAGACCGTATCGTCGTGGATTTTACAGATGTGTTTTGGGAGTTCTTTAATCCATTTCAACAACGGATAAGAGAATGCTTTCGTAGTCCAATTTGTGCGAGGGAGAAAGGGTTTAAATATCATTTGCATATAAGGAATGATAGCCATTATTTGCACATTTCCTATCAGCTATGCTTTGTGAAGAAGTCAAGGAAAAATACCATGCGAATTGAATGTCATCCAGAGAGCTTGGTTCATTTCAGCTCCTTGCTCTCGCAAATCGCTGATCATGCCAAAGAAATTCTATTTGTCCGTTGTGATGTTGCCTTCGATATCCCCATCCATATTTCGAAATTGCTTACCCTATCGCTAACAGGGAGAAATATGCATAGCTGGATGGGAACTCGCTACTCCAATAAACGACATCAACGACAAGTGGCTGGTTATTGTCGAGTATATAACAAGAAAAATCAGCTCTTACAGCGATTTGGTAAGGCAATTAAAGGAGAACTAACGAGGTTTGAGATCGTGTATGCACCTAACGAAAAAATACCACTGAATGTTCTGGTCCAATTCCCACCGGAGTTCAATAGACTTTACTTTTGTGCCGAACTGACCACCACTGAACAGTTCAAGCCTAAGGAGATGGAGCGTATTCAAGGATTAATGTCGGGTGAACTGGAGCAAAAGCAAGTTACAGGATATTATCGGAGGTCTTTTGTTAAGAAGTTACAAGCGTGTCCAACATTAGACTTCGACCAAGAGGCGTGCAAACAGTGGAAGGATGCGATAACAATTCCTTGTGCAGTTTTGGGTGGTGTTATCAGTCATGTAGCCTAGCAGCAGATTCTTCTTCAATCACAATTAAATCATGGAGCTGAATATCAAGAGCTTTGCAAATGATATCGAAGGTACTTAGATGTACCCTGTCCACTCCGCTAGAGCATAAATGGCTGATAGTGTTCGGTCTAAGTCCAGTTAGCCTGGATAACTCTCTTTGAGACATATTGCGTTCAGCAAGAATGTCTTTAAGCTTTACAATGACTGGCATGACACATTTCCTTTCCGAACAAAGGTACTTTCAATCATTATACGGGAGTTTAATTCGTAAATAAAGTGATTGAATGTATCTACTAAGCGATATATAATATAATTGTATCTACTAAGCGTTACAATAATCTGAATTATCGTAACGGACGGGGAGGAAACGGTATGAATGTCATCGGTTATGTAAGAGTTTCGACAAGTGGACAAGCCAAGGAGGGTTACAGTCTAGCCTACCAACAAGCTGAAATCTGCTCGTATTGTCAAGAGCAAGGCTGGGACTTGAAACACATCTTTACGGATGAAGGCATCAGTGGGGCGAAGGTAGACGAGGATGCTCTTGAAGTGGACAGAATTGGCTTTCAGAACCTGCTGTCAGCCCTATCCACCCGAACCTATGACGCAGTTGTTGTGCTCAATACAAGCCGTTTATGGCGGTCTGACATCGTGAAGGTGTTGGTTCATCGAGAGTTCAAGAGGTACGGTATAGATGTAAAAAGCATTGAACAACCGACCTACAGCATTCATAAGAAAGACCCAAGTGATTTCTTGATTAATGGACTTATGGAATTGCTTGACCAGTATCAGAGGTTGGAAATTGCTTTGAAGCTTGGCAGAGGGCGTAATCAGAAAGCGGAGCAAGGTGGTTATGCCGGAGGTCGGGCGGCATTTGGTTACAATGCCAAAAAAGGACAGAAGTCCATTGTAGTTAATGAAACACAGGCAAGAATCGTTCGTCGGCTCTTTGACATAAGGGAACAGAACCCTGCATGGACGTTATCTGAACTAGCATCACAGTTAAATCAAGAAGGTTTTACCACGCAACAAGGAAAGTTATTCACAAAAGTACAAGTGAAGCGGATTTTAGACCGTAGGGACTTTTACCAAGGTACTTATCGTTATGGGCAGATCGAAGCAGACGGTAAACATCAAGCGATCCTACGGTCTGGAGGAATGTGCTTGTGACGATATTACAAGATAAGTATGAATCGCTGGTTGAGCAAGAAGATCAGCTTCTAACAAGTCTCCGAACCACTGCCGCTTATGAAAATGCCATTTTTCAAATTACACATGAACAAGCTGCGGAGATTCACTTGCCGACAGCGGAGAAAATTATAGATAAGATTCACGAGTACACAGAAGAACTGCGGCTAGACCTACTTTATGTACGTCTGGAGAAGTCACATGTTGCTGGGATGTTAAAACTTACAGCTTTATAAGCATTATCGAAAACAAGAGATTGCTAACGTATCTTTGCGGCACCGACCGCTCGAACTGAGGATGCAAACTTGTTTATCCATGATGTTTTCGCCACTCGTTTGAGTGGTTACTAATGGGCTGGATACATACAGATCAAGCGATAAGGACAGCAAAGATTCTTGAATGTAACGAATCGAATCCATTAGTAACAATTCAAATACAGGGGGAGCAAAAAGTATGATTGAACAGCAGAATCTAATCGATGTAGGAGTTGACCTGCATAAACAGCATCATACAGCCGTCATTATTGACTGTTGGAGCAAGAAGCTAGGGGAACTAAAATTCGATAACAAGCCGTCTGCCTTTCCCTTGCTGCTTAAAGAATTGAAGAAGTACATCAAGAAGGGCTTGTCAGTAGTCTATGGACTGGAAGATGTCGGTGGCTACGGCAGAGGACTCGCTGTCTATCTTAAGGACAATCGTTGCTGGGTGAAGGAAGTGAATGCAAAGCTCGCTAACGCCAGAAGAAAGAGCCATGTGACCGTTCAGAAGTCGGATAG
It contains:
- a CDS encoding RHS repeat-associated core domain-containing protein, whose protein sequence is MRKIKLVRKILMVIMCLSLIIPNILEGTAKASTTVKSTSDQTYINKAQDLPAPSPAPSDFLDFSTDSGPQPTPTTRPENSASELFKEEGWQDSIPPLPDEKATVEVATYDPKLSEAIVSIKVKTLEKQGLLNHSVSSGGTATNQRVASQDLIESEIEKLFLAGASIEDVYWINYLMQDSPNQTLLELLKWKQEGKLSWEDIQGELENQAIQKKNPSSVQNSTYQDDPIFQQFPSLTSLVYGEDLFSPDKLKIAALTVTAFDMRVAGIFDGLVVRAQLNQTNKPQFGDRNTTDEVIDPVSGSLTWKENQIHLPGRDGLDLDIGIMYSSNQGHSFERAYSSSGNYTYTERYDHFLEMNSLGVGWSFQFPSIEKNGDYRYYHDGKGGVYTVARYPENGDEFTKYTKFLNYKQKNMRFVYNNENHEFNNGEENSWYYVEFEDKRKEYFSANGALIGIVDRFGNTINFKHRSIDIDGIRSVLISSITDTVGREVTFEYEDNLNTQEIFNGENVTIRVKQNGTEVQKVILTKGRKLVPVNEIEVYLPVLWSVTDQNGDKTYFDYEEGIAYYQTGSDYSGARNQNYHTLLKEVIYPNSNTEYTYERVSRNIGEDQTLHQFRLLSRVDKTGPKNYNWLQYTYTGDYTGYPTYYPPYLQQNNRYSSTFTVKSDTAANNSIITRNYDGKGKLLSTDTQAANGERKIVTNTAFDGLFELFPTRTTISEYGVGDSEASANHLYTETTYSDWGLVSTQTQPLTAEQHNNSNLKQHYTTTISYEPKYHLVESKSWYQNESDPAPLIERYTYTDKGRLSTVTNASGEQTTYSYGNRDTLGGISQMTAEKTAKGQLVAKSVTIYGPESRYAYPTEQQQWFNIGKSDQKIVKTKMSYEMGTGLLKSQSDGNDQTTVYEYDAAGRLKKETHPIRTNSNGETFREVIDYNYYHQTSSNFDSVNAGTYVLKVDTIKTVTQLSTNSSMRTYANTLYNGMGLALLEEHYDDNVSQWVFTQYHYDDQGQAIYQKDALGNEITASYDAWGRQNRATDANNNIYVTDHNLKQRKTESYMIAADTQERLNYLETIYDPWGQPVTMKTYKDWPSQSQPLTESYRYDISGNVIGYTDPANHLNDAGITTSYSYDALNRLTSVYDALNQRTRYTYDGIGQLAKVTVQAKGGTEQILNTKYYNEVGLLTSKLDGASQSESLSYNALGQLTSKTDRNGSLFGYSYDEIGALKSSTVSGMINNVSQTQKTEVIYNDGSPSNQTTKNFLNGTIQAMQRNTVNSLNQVRSTNTVAYSAGAVAHSAYIFNQRDALGRITQLNDYYLNFYVNYQFNKLRLDKVQTNGSATVSSAATANVQYNYTGVNLVKSISYPTLTDGSTLMTVYTYNKALNWVESVTNQKGGRVLSKYVYGYDNNGNITSVTETKNNNVTQDTQTTTYEYDALNRLISTVRPGGSRDAYTYDVRGNRLTMEQSVSSPAEFQDTSYSYDLWNTLTSVTKNGSTTSFQYYADGLRYLKSTGSSHTQVNYDNNAQVLTEEKLSGNSIVQQSTFVRGDRVLVKKDKTASKDYYYLYNGHGDVVQIVDTSGKTVNEYSYDEWGNITSQTEGISNSFKYAGEVYDAETGLYYLRARYYDPSMGRFLNEDTYEGQIDNPLSQNIYTYVHNNPLIYTDPTGHYTFKDDPSQPVVVQGYVVSTDMHASDKLVEFLKTYETFSGQWYYATKEEKERNIKTIGYGHVIQPGEEKLLKGIKEEQALSLLKSDIQNKAENYINDWADRNGIVFTQQQFDALVSWKFNGGDFLNRDPGKMLKEGNFSSSEFQNEFKNEMLLWVKGSGKKLPGLYMRRYDEWEIFVNGDYTRNYNRVLPKGF
- a CDS encoding helix-turn-helix domain-containing protein, which encodes MPVIVKLKDILAERNMSQRELSRLTGLRPNTISHLCSSGVDRVHLSTFDIICKALDIQLHDLIVIEEESAARLHD
- a CDS encoding recombinase family protein, whose product is MNVIGYVRVSTSGQAKEGYSLAYQQAEICSYCQEQGWDLKHIFTDEGISGAKVDEDALEVDRIGFQNLLSALSTRTYDAVVVLNTSRLWRSDIVKVLVHREFKRYGIDVKSIEQPTYSIHKKDPSDFLINGLMELLDQYQRLEIALKLGRGRNQKAEQGGYAGGRAAFGYNAKKGQKSIVVNETQARIVRRLFDIREQNPAWTLSELASQLNQEGFTTQQGKLFTKVQVKRILDRRDFYQGTYRYGQIEADGKHQAILRSGGMCL